The following are encoded together in the Phaseolus vulgaris cultivar G19833 chromosome 9, P. vulgaris v2.0, whole genome shotgun sequence genome:
- the LOC137822448 gene encoding G-type lectin S-receptor-like serine/threonine-protein kinase At5g24080: protein MEREKPMRFTGELLRIATDNYSVSLGSGGFGEVYKGSLSDGTTVAVKVLRANSYKRIEEQFMAEVGTIGKVHHFNLVKLYGFCFEKELRALVYEYMKNGSLDKYLFHENKTLGYEKLHEIAVGTARGISYLHEDCEQRIVHCDIKPGNILLDNNFNPKVADFGLAKLCNRDHSHITMTGGRGTPGYAAPELWMPFPVTHKCDVYSFGMLLFEIIGRRRNLDINLPQSEEWFPVWAWKRFDGGELEVLINACKIEERYMKMAERMVKVALSCVQYRPESRPIMSDVVKMLEGSVEISKPSNPFQHIIGGTFQTHSVHASQTDVNTSINSSSSFKVIQNL, encoded by the coding sequence ATGGAAAGAGAAAAGCCAATGAGGTTTACTGGGGAGCTGCTTAGGATTGCAACAGATAATTACTCTGTATCGTTGGGGTCAGGAGGTTTTGGAGAAGTTTACAAAGGAAGTTTAAGTGATGGAACAACTGTGGCTGTGAAGGTTCTACGAGCAAATTCTTACAAGAGAATTGAGGAACAGTTCATGGCAGAAGTGGGTACAATTGGAAAAGTTCATCATTTCAACCTAGTAAAGTTGTATGGATTTTGCTTTGAAAAAGAGCTGAGAGCACTGGTTTATGAGTACATGAAGAATGGATCTCTTGACAAGTATCTGTTTCATGAAAACAAGACCCTTGGATATGAAAAGCTTCATGAGATTGCAGTTGGAACAGCCAGAGGAATTTCATACTTGCATGAAGATTGTGAACAAAGAATAGTCCACTGTGACATCAAACCAGGAAATATTCTCTTGGACAACAACTTCAATCCTAAAGTTGCTGATTTTGGATTAGCTAAACTCTGCAACAGGGACCATTCTCATATAACCATGACAGGAGGTAGGGGGACTCCTGGTTATGCTGCACCTGAGCTTTGGATGCCATTTCCTGTGACTCACAAGTGTGATGTTTACAGCTTTGGAATGCTGTTATTTGAAATCATAGGAAGGAGAAGAAACCTTGACATTAACCTTCCCCAAAGTGAAGAGTGGTTTCCAGTATGGGCTTGGAAAAGATTTGATGGTGGAGAATTGGAAGTGTTGATAAATGCTTGTAAGATTGAGGAGAGGTATATGAAAATGGCTGAAAGAATGGTGAAGGTAGCTTTGTCTTGTGTTCAATATAGGCCAGAATCAAGGCCAATTATGAGTGATGTGGTGAAAATGTTGGAAGGTTCAGTAGAAATTTCTAAACCCTCTAACCCATTTCAGCATATCATAGGTGGAACTTTCCAGACTCATTCTGTCCATGCATCCCAAACTGATGTTAATACAAGTATCAATTCCAGCTCTTCTTTTAAGGTAATCCAAAATCTTTAG